From a single Papilio machaon chromosome 19, ilPapMach1.1, whole genome shotgun sequence genomic region:
- the LOC106715216 gene encoding uncharacterized protein LOC106715216 isoform X2: MAAALIPLVFQMGAAATWAVVAALVGIKTLGVTLIILKLLLIAGAVKIGALFGQKGHHSSGWEPPPHTPQKEIHLHIHNGQHGHSGPDEHIPFSSWSRDGTQSSSDTKPMNVVYEPYVAGPQTISTPYGNYVKI; this comes from the exons ATGGCAGCGGCGTTGATACCGCTGGTGTTCCAGATGGGCGCGGCGGCGACCTGGGCCGTGGTAGCCGCTCTTGTCGGCATCAAGACTCTCGGCGTCACACTGATCATTTTGAAACTGCTGCTCATTGCCGGCGCTGTCAAG atCGGCGCTTTGTTCGGTCAAAAGGGACACCACTCTAGCGGCTGGGAGCCTCCGCCTCACACGCCACAGAAAGAAATACATCTGCACATACACAATGGTCAACATGGACATAGTGGCCCTGATGAACATATACCCtttt cGTCATGGAGCAGAGACGGAACACAAAGTTCGTCGGATACGAAACCAATGAACGTTGTCTACGAACCTTACGTCGCTGGACCTCAAACGATAAGTACGCCTTATggaaattatgtaaaaatttga